The Streptomyces luteogriseus genome includes a window with the following:
- a CDS encoding SRPBCC family protein, which translates to MDWNQYRFRSLWPLPAPPATVYDVLERPEDYPRWWRQVREVIRLDDTTGVIRIRSLLPYDMTFTAREVRRDRAAGVLETVLSGDIEGWARWTVTPRGTGSLARYDQVVSVHKPLLRRLAVPGRPVFRANHALMMRSGRRGLLRHLRAV; encoded by the coding sequence ATGGACTGGAACCAGTACCGCTTCCGCAGCCTGTGGCCCCTGCCCGCACCCCCCGCCACCGTGTACGACGTGCTGGAACGCCCCGAGGACTACCCGCGCTGGTGGCGCCAGGTCCGCGAGGTGATCCGGCTGGACGACACCACCGGGGTGATCCGCATCCGCTCCCTCCTGCCGTACGACATGACCTTCACGGCGCGCGAGGTGCGGCGCGACCGCGCCGCCGGTGTGCTGGAGACCGTCCTGTCCGGGGACATCGAGGGCTGGGCGCGCTGGACGGTCACGCCGCGCGGGACGGGCAGTCTCGCGCGGTACGACCAGGTCGTCAGCGTGCACAAGCCGCTGCTGCGACGGCTCGCCGTACCCGGACGGCCCGTCTTCCGCGCCAACCACGCGCTGATGATGCGCTCCGGGCGGCGCGGACTCCTCAGGCACCTCCGAGCGGTTTGA
- the thrS gene encoding threonine--tRNA ligase, producing MSDVRVIIQRDSEREERVVTTGTTAAELFAGERSIIAARVAGELRDLSYPLSEGDEVEGVEISSEDGLNILRHSTAHVMAQAVQELFPEAKLGIGPPVKDGFYYDFDVEKPFHPDDLKAIEKKMQEIQKRGQRFSRRVVTDDEAREELADEPYKLELIGLKGSASHDDGADVEVGAGELTIYDNLDAKTGDLCWKDLCRGPHLPTTRNIPAFKLMRNAAAYWRGSEKNPMLQRIYGTAWPTKDELKAHLEFLAEAEKRDHRKLGSELDLFSVPEQIGSGLAVFHPKGGIIRRVMEDYSRRRHEEEGYEFVYTPHATKGKLFETSGHLDWYADGMYPPMQLDEGVDYYLKPMNCPMHNLIFDARGRSYRELPLRLFEFGTVYRYEKSGVVHGLTRARGFTQDDAHIYCTREQMSEELDKTLTFVLGLLRDYGLTDFYLELSTKDPEKFVGSDEAWEEATETLRQVAEKQGLPLVPDPGGAAFYGPKISVQTKDAIGRTWQMSTIQLDFNLPERFDLEYTGPDGAKQRPVMIHRALFGSIERFFAVLLEHYAGAFPAWLAPVQAVGIPIGDAHVEYLETFAAAAKKKGLRVEVDSSSDRMQKKIRNAQKQKVPFMVIAGDEDMSNESVSFRYRDGSQENGIPFDEAIAKILKVVEERAQV from the coding sequence GTGTCAGACGTCCGTGTGATCATCCAGCGCGATTCCGAGCGGGAAGAACGCGTGGTGACGACGGGCACTACGGCCGCCGAGCTCTTCGCCGGCGAGCGCTCGATCATCGCCGCACGCGTGGCAGGCGAGCTCAGGGACCTGTCGTACCCCCTGTCCGAGGGCGACGAGGTCGAGGGCGTCGAGATCTCCTCCGAGGACGGCCTGAACATCCTGCGCCACTCCACCGCGCACGTCATGGCGCAGGCCGTGCAGGAGCTCTTCCCCGAGGCCAAGCTCGGCATCGGCCCGCCCGTGAAGGACGGCTTCTACTACGACTTCGACGTCGAGAAGCCCTTCCACCCCGATGACCTCAAGGCCATCGAGAAGAAGATGCAGGAGATCCAGAAGCGCGGCCAGCGCTTCTCCCGCCGTGTCGTCACCGACGACGAGGCCCGCGAGGAACTGGCCGACGAGCCGTACAAGCTGGAGCTGATCGGCCTCAAGGGCTCCGCCTCGCACGACGACGGCGCGGACGTCGAGGTCGGTGCCGGCGAGCTGACGATCTACGACAACCTGGACGCCAAGACCGGTGACCTGTGCTGGAAGGACCTCTGCCGCGGTCCCCACCTGCCCACCACCCGGAACATCCCGGCGTTCAAGCTGATGCGCAACGCGGCCGCCTACTGGCGCGGCAGCGAGAAGAACCCGATGCTCCAGCGCATCTACGGCACCGCCTGGCCCACCAAGGACGAGCTCAAGGCGCACCTGGAGTTCCTCGCCGAGGCCGAGAAGCGCGACCACCGCAAGCTCGGCAGCGAGCTCGACCTGTTCTCCGTCCCGGAGCAGATCGGCTCCGGCCTCGCCGTCTTCCACCCCAAGGGCGGCATCATCCGCCGGGTCATGGAGGACTACTCGCGGCGCCGCCACGAGGAAGAGGGCTACGAGTTCGTCTACACCCCGCACGCCACCAAGGGGAAGCTCTTCGAGACCTCGGGCCACCTGGACTGGTACGCCGACGGCATGTACCCGCCCATGCAGCTCGACGAGGGCGTGGACTACTACCTCAAGCCCATGAACTGCCCGATGCACAACCTGATCTTCGACGCGCGCGGGCGTTCCTACCGTGAACTGCCGCTGCGCCTCTTCGAGTTCGGAACGGTGTACCGGTACGAGAAGTCGGGCGTCGTGCACGGCCTGACCCGCGCCCGCGGCTTCACCCAGGACGACGCGCACATCTACTGCACCCGCGAGCAGATGTCGGAGGAGCTCGACAAAACGCTCACCTTCGTCCTCGGCCTGCTGCGCGACTACGGCCTGACCGACTTCTACCTGGAGCTGTCCACCAAGGACCCGGAGAAGTTCGTCGGCTCGGACGAGGCATGGGAGGAGGCCACGGAGACGCTTCGCCAGGTCGCCGAGAAGCAGGGCCTTCCCCTCGTCCCCGACCCGGGCGGCGCCGCCTTCTACGGCCCGAAGATCTCCGTGCAGACCAAGGACGCCATCGGCCGCACCTGGCAGATGTCGACGATCCAGCTCGACTTCAACCTGCCGGAGCGCTTCGACCTGGAGTACACGGGTCCGGACGGCGCCAAGCAGCGCCCCGTCATGATCCACCGCGCGCTGTTCGGCTCCATCGAGCGCTTCTTCGCGGTCCTCCTGGAGCACTACGCGGGTGCCTTCCCGGCGTGGCTGGCCCCGGTCCAGGCGGTCGGCATCCCGATCGGCGACGCGCACGTGGAGTACCTGGAGACGTTCGCCGCCGCGGCCAAGAAGAAGGGCCTGCGCGTCGAGGTCGACTCCTCCTCCGACCGCATGCAGAAGAAGATCCGCAACGCCCAGAAGCAGAAGGTGCCCTTCATGGTCATCGCGGGCGACGAGGACATGTCGAACGAGTCCGTGTCCTTCCGCTACCGCGACGGCTCGCAGGAGAACGGCATCCCCTTCGACGAGGCCATCGCGAAGATCCTCAAGGTCGTCGAGGAGCGCGCTCAGGTCTGA
- a CDS encoding DUF4365 domain-containing protein: MAIAQPERGGLLPERTAPSRGTLATTACMETLQVGYLHAVAAAAGCSLSQPFPDNGIDWHVSHSAPGHTVDDEVTIKVQLKATYQVPPNPPGRTFSFTLDNDHLAKLARTPVSVHKILVVMLVPRSPDDWLRAGHDRLDLRHCCYWTNLAGQPITGRRRTTVRIPTSRIFDDRALCEIMTRVGTGGKP, from the coding sequence ATGGCCATTGCGCAGCCCGAACGGGGCGGGCTGCTGCCCGAGCGCACGGCTCCCTCTCGCGGCACTCTCGCCACCACCGCCTGCATGGAGACACTGCAGGTCGGCTATCTGCACGCCGTCGCGGCGGCCGCCGGCTGCTCGCTGTCCCAGCCCTTTCCCGACAACGGCATCGACTGGCACGTCAGCCACAGCGCCCCCGGGCACACGGTCGACGACGAGGTCACCATCAAGGTGCAGCTCAAGGCCACCTACCAGGTGCCGCCCAACCCACCGGGGCGCACCTTCTCCTTCACGCTCGACAACGACCACCTGGCGAAGCTCGCCCGCACCCCCGTGTCGGTGCACAAGATCCTCGTGGTGATGCTGGTGCCGCGCTCCCCGGACGACTGGCTGCGTGCCGGCCACGACCGGCTCGACCTCAGGCACTGCTGCTACTGGACCAACCTCGCCGGACAGCCGATCACCGGCCGCCGCCGCACCACCGTGCGGATACCGACCTCGCGCATCTTCGACGACCGGGCCCTCTGCGAGATCATGACGCGGGTCGGGACGGGAGGGAAACCGTGA
- a CDS encoding SCO7613 C-terminal domain-containing membrane protein has translation MPCRVTRTTLRSMTHFPPPAEELRLLDAELRQLDARRSQLLTRRAWLVAALQQTQQQSRPWASAQPPVTASPRPETAAPSVQNVLLVLGGVLLTLAAAVFTLVSWGHMGIAGRALVLGAVTLATLAAPVALLKRGLRSTAESVAGLGLALTVLDAYALHAAALSGTAGTLYAAAASAVLAAIWSAYGLLPATSALRLPLPCALSAAQLPLLLWALAADASPYMITAALLVTAGLDAVAVARLTAGAVRITAVVGAYGMGGWGVLGAGWLSLTAGGPGDASRAGALLLLAAAIALGAALRGPGVGHAFGLAITAGLLVVGAFGGVARSGLPSEWVVPAHLTLGVALLAAERAGRLPDAMRTGFVWASGAVQALAVLWTLPVVAVVLLGPAGWLGRVWSGAPSDARAAVVVDAPWPPDAVAAPVVLVIVAGVLALAVRAEEWRPRARLGALGLLWATALILPAVLEIPYAAGLLVLGVMTAAALCACRVTASAAQVTALVLALVTAAGLTLVSLASQSATLVVLSALTVLFGAGSWRAGVAPFTAPAALVYAAALASASGAAADWPTARTALLVLLVPAAAALLAARLGPSRATVPVEAAGAALGLFAVALAVTDPPLLALVLSLCGVIAAGTALRADRRPVGYAATALFVLAAWVRLAAWDVGTPEAYTLPVTVPALFLGALRRRRDPRASSWTAYGPGLAATLVPSLVAAWADPHWTRPLLLGLAALLVTLLGARHHLRAPLVLGGAVLALVTLHELAPYVVQVTGALPRWAPPALAGLLLLALGATYEQRIRDVRRVREVLGRMN, from the coding sequence ATGCCGTGCCGGGTGACGCGGACCACACTGCGATCCATGACCCACTTTCCGCCCCCGGCCGAGGAATTGCGTCTCCTCGATGCCGAACTCCGGCAACTGGACGCCCGGCGTTCCCAGTTGCTGACCCGTCGCGCCTGGCTGGTCGCGGCCCTGCAGCAGACGCAGCAGCAGTCGCGGCCGTGGGCCTCGGCACAGCCCCCGGTCACCGCATCGCCGCGGCCCGAGACGGCGGCGCCCAGCGTGCAGAACGTGCTGCTGGTCCTCGGCGGTGTCCTGCTGACGCTCGCGGCGGCGGTGTTCACGCTGGTCAGCTGGGGACACATGGGAATCGCCGGGCGCGCCCTGGTGCTCGGCGCGGTCACGCTGGCCACGCTCGCCGCGCCGGTGGCCCTGCTGAAGCGGGGGCTGCGGTCGACGGCCGAGTCCGTGGCGGGCCTCGGACTCGCGCTGACCGTCCTGGACGCCTACGCGCTGCACGCGGCGGCCCTCTCCGGGACGGCCGGGACCTTGTACGCGGCCGCGGCGTCGGCGGTGCTGGCGGCGATCTGGTCGGCCTACGGCTTGCTGCCGGCCACCTCCGCGCTGCGGCTGCCCCTGCCTTGCGCCCTGTCCGCGGCCCAACTCCCGCTGTTGCTGTGGGCCCTGGCGGCCGACGCGAGTCCGTACATGATCACGGCCGCGCTGCTGGTGACGGCCGGGCTCGACGCGGTGGCGGTGGCGCGGTTGACGGCCGGGGCGGTGCGGATCACCGCCGTCGTCGGCGCCTACGGCATGGGCGGCTGGGGTGTTCTGGGTGCCGGCTGGCTGTCCTTGACGGCAGGCGGTCCGGGTGACGCCTCCCGCGCCGGGGCGCTGCTCCTGCTCGCGGCGGCGATCGCCCTGGGCGCGGCTCTTCGGGGGCCGGGCGTCGGGCATGCCTTCGGTCTCGCGATCACGGCCGGGCTGCTCGTCGTGGGCGCGTTCGGCGGGGTGGCGCGTTCCGGGCTGCCGTCGGAGTGGGTGGTTCCCGCTCATCTGACGCTCGGTGTGGCCCTGTTGGCGGCCGAGCGGGCCGGACGGCTGCCGGACGCGATGCGGACGGGCTTCGTCTGGGCCTCCGGTGCCGTGCAGGCACTGGCGGTGCTGTGGACGCTGCCCGTCGTCGCCGTGGTGCTGCTGGGCCCGGCCGGATGGCTGGGCCGGGTGTGGAGCGGAGCGCCGTCGGATGCCCGTGCGGCGGTCGTCGTCGACGCCCCCTGGCCGCCGGACGCGGTCGCTGCTCCTGTCGTGCTGGTGATCGTGGCGGGAGTGCTCGCCCTCGCGGTCCGTGCGGAGGAGTGGCGCCCGCGGGCCCGGCTCGGTGCTCTCGGGCTGCTCTGGGCCACGGCGCTGATACTCCCGGCGGTCCTGGAGATCCCGTACGCCGCCGGACTGCTGGTCCTGGGCGTCATGACGGCGGCGGCGCTGTGCGCGTGCCGGGTCACGGCGTCGGCCGCGCAGGTCACGGCTCTCGTCCTGGCCCTGGTCACGGCCGCCGGCCTCACCCTGGTCTCCCTGGCGTCCCAGTCCGCGACCCTCGTCGTGCTGTCCGCGCTGACGGTGCTGTTCGGCGCGGGCTCGTGGCGGGCGGGTGTCGCGCCCTTCACGGCTCCGGCCGCTCTCGTGTACGCCGCCGCCCTGGCCTCGGCGTCCGGTGCCGCCGCGGACTGGCCGACGGCCCGAACCGCCCTGCTGGTCCTGCTGGTTCCCGCTGCCGCCGCCCTGCTGGCGGCGCGCCTCGGCCCGTCCCGGGCGACGGTGCCCGTCGAGGCCGCGGGAGCCGCCCTCGGGCTGTTCGCCGTGGCGCTCGCCGTCACCGACCCGCCGCTGCTCGCGCTGGTGCTGTCCCTGTGCGGAGTGATCGCCGCGGGCACGGCCCTGCGCGCCGACCGCCGTCCCGTCGGCTACGCGGCCACGGCCCTGTTCGTCCTCGCCGCCTGGGTGCGCCTGGCCGCCTGGGACGTCGGCACGCCCGAGGCGTACACGCTCCCGGTGACCGTCCCGGCCCTGTTCCTCGGAGCGCTGCGCCGGCGCCGTGACCCGCGGGCCTCCTCCTGGACGGCGTACGGCCCCGGGCTCGCCGCCACCCTGGTGCCGAGCCTCGTCGCGGCCTGGGCCGATCCGCACTGGACGCGCCCGCTGCTGCTCGGCCTGGCGGCGCTGCTGGTCACCCTGCTGGGCGCCCGGCACCACCTCCGGGCGCCGCTGGTGCTCGGCGGCGCGGTGCTGGCCCTGGTCACGCTGCACGAACTCGCCCCGTACGTCGTGCAGGTGACGGGTGCCCTCCCCCGCTGGGCGCCTCCCGCCCTCGCCGGGCTCCTGCTGCTCGCACTCGGGGCGACGTACGAGCAGCGGATCCGGGACGTGCGGCGGGTGCGGGAGGTCCTGGGGAGGATGAACTAA
- a CDS encoding 3'-5' exonuclease gives MTTCWYEGPLAAFDTETTGVDVETDRIVSAAVVVQDAPGVRPRVSRWLVNPGVPVPAEATAVHGLTEEHLQCNGRWPAPVMYEIAQALAEQAHAGRPVVVMNAPFDLTLLDRELRRHRASALGRWFESAPLAVLDPRVLDKHLDRYRKGRRTLTDLCAHYGVSLEGAHDAGADAVAALEVTRAVGRRFASRLERLAPGELHTLQAVWHAAQARGLQAWFARSGVDESVDPAWPLRPELPAAA, from the coding sequence ATGACGACGTGCTGGTACGAGGGGCCGCTGGCCGCCTTCGACACGGAGACGACGGGCGTCGACGTCGAGACCGACCGGATCGTGTCGGCCGCCGTGGTCGTCCAGGATGCGCCGGGCGTCCGGCCGCGGGTGAGCCGCTGGCTGGTGAACCCGGGGGTGCCGGTGCCCGCCGAGGCGACGGCGGTGCACGGGCTGACGGAGGAGCACCTGCAGTGCAACGGCCGGTGGCCGGCGCCGGTGATGTACGAAATAGCGCAGGCACTGGCCGAGCAGGCGCACGCCGGGCGCCCGGTCGTGGTGATGAACGCGCCGTTCGATCTGACCCTGCTGGACCGGGAGTTGCGCCGTCATCGCGCCTCGGCGCTCGGCCGCTGGTTCGAGTCGGCGCCGCTGGCCGTGCTGGACCCGAGAGTCCTGGACAAGCATCTGGACCGCTACCGCAAGGGCCGCCGCACCCTGACGGACCTGTGTGCGCACTACGGCGTCTCCCTGGAGGGCGCGCACGACGCGGGCGCCGACGCCGTGGCGGCGCTGGAGGTCACGCGGGCGGTGGGCCGCCGGTTCGCGTCCCGGCTGGAGCGGCTCGCCCCGGGTGAGCTGCACACCCTGCAGGCGGTGTGGCACGCGGCGCAGGCGCGGGGGCTGCAGGCGTGGTTCGCGCGCAGCGGTGTGGACGAGTCGGTCGATCCGGCGTGGCCGCTGCGTCCGGAGCTGCCTGCGGCCGCCTGA
- a CDS encoding HIT family protein — MLHCMTSEPEQQLGVGTQDAFQRLWTPHRMAYIQGENKPTGPGAGDGCPFCSIPAKSDEDGLVVRRGEQVYAVLNLYPYNGGHLMTVPYRHVADYTDLTAGETAELAELTKQAMTALRTASGAHGFNIGMNQGTVAGAGIAAHLHQHIVPRWGGDTNFMPVVGHTRVLPQLLADTRKMLAEAWPAS, encoded by the coding sequence ATGCTGCACTGCATGACGAGTGAGCCGGAGCAGCAGCTGGGAGTAGGCACGCAGGACGCGTTCCAGCGTCTGTGGACGCCCCATCGGATGGCCTACATCCAGGGCGAGAACAAGCCGACCGGCCCGGGCGCCGGCGACGGCTGCCCCTTCTGCTCGATCCCGGCCAAGTCCGACGAGGACGGGCTCGTCGTCCGGCGCGGCGAGCAGGTCTACGCGGTGCTCAACCTCTACCCGTACAACGGCGGCCACCTGATGACCGTGCCCTACCGGCACGTCGCCGACTACACCGACCTCACGGCGGGGGAGACCGCCGAACTCGCCGAACTCACCAAGCAGGCGATGACGGCCCTGCGCACGGCCTCCGGCGCGCACGGCTTCAACATCGGCATGAACCAGGGCACGGTCGCCGGCGCGGGCATCGCCGCGCACCTGCACCAGCACATCGTGCCGCGCTGGGGCGGGGACACGAACTTCATGCCGGTGGTGGGGCACACGCGGGTGCTGCCGCAACTGCTGGCGGACACGAGGAAGATGCTGGCGGAGGCCTGGCCGGCCAGCTGA